The stretch of DNA caccctctgggtgaagaaccttttcctgatatcctaAACCTGACATGCCTTCATGCTattccctcgggtcctgtcagtggtcaccagagaggagagaacagcccctgcccctccaACACCCTCGtgaggaagctgcagaacaCGATGAAGGCTCCCCTCAGTGTTCTCCAGGCTCAACAAaccaagcaaaataaaaatcaacattttaacTGCACTACGATCGGCAAAATACTGTATTTAGCAATATGCGATTGCTTCTAGTAATTCACAGCACGTTAGAAAATGCTGCTCTTTATAAAGGACAAAATAACTTAGAAATTCAGTTAATAAAGATGGTTTTGGCTGTGCTGTTTGGTTTCTTGTAAGGTTTGGCTGCCTCGAAGAGCAGATCAGGAAGCAAAGACCAAGTTGTCCTTCAAATTCACACGATTCAGTGTTAGATTAACCTGTTTATATAAACGGGAGCGGTTCCAAACGAATGGAAATTGGCATCGCTCCTCTGAGCACCGAGGTGCTCATGGGCCACGGGAAAAGCTTGGACAAGATATAAACCACTTATTTTGCAGTAAAGCACTTACAGAACTCATTTTTTGCGTCTTTGAAAGTGTTGTGACTCACATGACAGTGGCAACCATCTCTGTGGAGGTGCTGCTTTTAAGGAACAGGCTCAATTCTTCAGCTGAGACCCTTCCACATTGGTATTTACACTCCATAAatgaggctgcagctggaggccaACCTTTGTGTTGCAGAGATACAAAAACGTGGCGTTCTTTTAGATTTCCATCGCAGCCTTAGGGCATAAgagtaaaaagcagaaaaattaccTTGCTGTaggctgctgtcactgcacttTGTCAGACAGCAATTAAACATTCAATGGATGCAAGATGTGGGGGAATAGAATTAATTTGAAAgctctttctcattctttttgtACCAAGGGTGAGATGCTAAAGCTCGGGGTTGGCACCAAGAAACGTGATGCTGTTTGTTGGGAGCAACATGCCCAAGTCCAGCTTGCAAATCTGGCAGCTGATTTTCCATCATTAGCAcattcttcagagaaaaaaaaaaaaaaaaaaaaaaaaaaaaaaagccctggcagaaaagggaggagaggcagaaagAGCAGAAGCTTTTTGTGGAGCTGACATCAGATGACCTAATGGCTGTGCTTCCCTTTGTCTCTCTCAAGTACGCTATAACCAGTACCAAGATAATTTATAgcaataaaatggaaatgttatCATCATTAGCTGAGAGATGCACCTGGATGATTTAATAAAGCCATCAACGTAGCATTAAcaagaaatcaccctttggacttaatttattttatttattttattattacttttattaattTGTTACCCTTTGGACTTAAAATGTTTAGTACTACTCCTGTTAATGTATAGATTCTAGTGATTCACAGCTTGTGTTTTGGAAGTTGCCTGCAATTGGGACAAGAATCACtggtaatttcctttttcttcttaatttccCCCCGCCCCAATACACCCTGCAAGTTCCCAAAGCTGTGCCTATAAACCTGCAAGAtcaaaaatgtgggaaaaaaaatatataaaaaatagcCCAGGGTCTGCAAAGGGATCTCCTGCAGCCAAGTCTTTCCCAACCCACTAAGACCTAAGGTAAGGACTGTCAGTCCCTTCCTGTCTGGGGACTTGATGTGGCacctggtgacagcagctctgcccagtgGGTTTTGCTTCCCAAAGTGAATTTTTCAAGGAACAGACATAAACATCATAAACAATTATGCTTCTATAACTTTTTACCCTGGTGTTTCTAATCCCTATATTTGAGCATTACAGATGCAGATGTCATTTTCAGTGTTCCCccatattttttgaaaattgaaataattttgcagcATGTTCTGGAGGGagcagtttctcttttttaatagaAGGAATAACAGTACCTATTCAAAGAGAGCATTATTAGAGACCAAATCATTaatattatgtttttaaaagtgtaGGTCACGCTTTCAAAAACCCACTTGCTCCACAAGGACTTAATTCTCTGATGGATTTATCACCTTCCTGAAAGATTCTCTTAAGAAAGTTCCTGCTCTGACACTCTTTTACTGTCCCCTCCCTTCTttgttctcttccttctttctccgATTACAGTTCCAAAAACAACACCCAATCTCCCGAGGTCAATGGTTAATATTCCCTGGTGTTTATATAGGCTCCCAGCAGTGGATTGCAGGCCCTTCAGCACTGGGCTAGCTCCAGCACCATGGCTTTCTCctggcaggcagtgctggcctgCAGGAAATACCTCATCGTCGTCCTGGTACCCCTCGTGtttctccctctgcctctgGTTCTGCCCACCAAGGTAAGGGATTTTTCAAAAGCCTCCACgtctcagagctgctcttttcAATGGTGAAGAGGTTCTTtctcacctgcagctgctgcttggagatctcttttctttttttttttttttttttcccctgagtaTATTGGGGCAATAAAACAGCAGTGGGGCATAGATGGATGAGGAGCTACAACTGTGATTGCATCTTCTAGAGGAACACTCAGTGACATGAGAGAGATTTTGTGACTCTTGCTTTGCATCTGGCTGATGTAGAAAAGGACTTTCTATGCTGAAGACATTTGTGTGGACCTAAAGCTCAATTTTAATCCTCCTTTTCATTTCCTAACAGTGTTCAGTCCacatcttcttttatttttttccttgctgtcactgctgcttaGAAGAGGCATTTTTAGGTAGATAAGACATTCTGATACATAAGGGAAAATAACATGCATTTCAGTCTTGCTCTAACTTATTTAAGAAGAATCTTCCCAAACAAGgatttgaaatttaaaacacCAAGTTCTGGAAGACACCTGGCTTAAGGCTCCTTCAGGAAAAGTTgactgaggagctgcaggatctGGGTTGGTATTTCTGGGGCATTGATCATTTAAAGAAAGAGCTGTGAGCTGACAGAGtcttctgctgcttcctcaCTGTTTCTTGCACTCCCAAACTCTTCATGCAAAAAGATCTAATCTCTGGTCTCTTATTACGGCCCCAGCACCACAAAATAGCTCGTCCCAAACTGCCTCTCCTGTCACTTCTCTTTGGACACCAaatccttccctctgctctctgcctccCAATCCCTGCTGATTCCCAGTTTAGATTCCTTCTCCCAAGTTCCATTCTCCACCTGCCTaacccttccctgcctgtcccaaAGCTGTGTCCTCCTCTCAGCTCTGTGTCTGAGTGTGGCAGCTGGGCAGGTGTGGCCTCTCATTCCCTCACTAGGTAAATAAAATAGTTCAGATTATTACTTAAAATCTcgataggaaggaaaaaaaaaaaagtaccttttttttgttagttaACTTTCAGTAGGCAAAGGAGTTACTGAAGTGAGAAGAGATCAGGATCAGGAAAGTTCTAAGGAGACagagagtgattttttttttttttttttttttttttttttttttttttttttttgtcctgaggCCACAAGTTCAAACTCAGTCACTGGAGGCATTGTTACATACAGTGAGTCCCTGGAGTTACCTGAGGAATGGTTTGGCAGTCTTGGTTCAGTTGCTCTTTGAAAATGACTCTCTCTGGTTTCTATGCAGTCGGCAACAAGACAAAAATTGAAAACgtcctggatttttccctttgtgACTTAAGGAAACCTTTGAGAAGGGGTTTTTGGGGTTAAATTGTGCACTGTGCCAATGCTGAGCAGGAAAAAGCTGGTGTCTCTGCACACAGTGGTGTGAGCCAGCAGCTACAGGGtagaatttcacatttttttctattttgttcaTCTATTAACCTGCCCTAAAATGACACAGCACTGGACACTGAGCTATTATAATTAAGAGCAAACAATGCTAAAAATCTTGCTTAAAGGCAGACGAATGTCCTTACAGGATGACTGATTTTGGGAAAACCCTTTCCTGTTCGCAGCAGGATGGAAGACAATGGCACTGTGCCTATGAGTTACATCCCAAAGCTCTGCTAGGGTCTCTCAAAAGGCACCCCTCTGTGtcttttaataacaaaaatggagaaaaagaattGTCAAAAGGGCAAATTGCTCTCAGTGATCAGTGGGATGAATAATTAAGGTTCTTAATGCTCTTGTTTATAAATAAGGctcaaaaagaaatatttttgtatcttTGGGAATCTCTTAGATTTACTTCTTCAGCCTGGCTGCTTCGATAATTCACACCTAGATTGCTGTCATCTTCTTTCCTCCAGactgctcagctccctgctcatcctttcccttcagcagctctgtAACCTCCACGTCACGTCCAGAATTCCTGAGCGTGTTCCCAAGCATCTCAAATCCAATCCTGCCACCCATTATTGCAGCTCCTTGGTTTAATTCTCTGCAACACAATCCAACCTCCAAAAGCATCACTAGTTTTGTTCATACTGAGCAGTATGTTTTAGTGGACATCCTTTATCCAAGACCACACATCCatggttttcttcctttggcTTTGGTGTCTCCCACAATTGTGCAAgttccaaaacacagcagacaCCAAAACCTCCTCTTACATTCTTTCTCAGCCAAACCAAATGCCACTGTTGTGACAAGTGATTTTGAATCTTTTCAGTGTACAGGGACTGGCTTAAACGTTGTTACATGAAATTTGGAGTGGTTGTCCAAAGCAGAACTAAATCAAGGTTTCCTCAGAAAAAGAGTGACATGAAATAGGGCATCTCACTTTCCTCAAACAAACAAGACAAAGTCAGTGGAAGCTGAAATGATCTGTGACCAGTCTGCCAGTGAGCCTTTCAAAGTCTCTACTAAGCTAAAAATCCAGTGAAAAGTTATAAAAGTATTTACAGTACAAGGAGTCCAGGCTGTTGAAATTAGTTGTGGCTCACCTGGGCCATGACCTGCAGCCCGTGTGAGAAGGTGGAGAAGCCTTGACTGGATCAGTAACTGATTCTACAACTCAAGGACATAAATACAGAATATAACACCATCAGCACAATCAAGAGGCCTATTCAGTGATTGCCAGTCCCTTATCATGAAAGGTCCAAAGTCATCCTCGCTTCTTCTCCTCTGGTACTATTTTTGCCCCCGCTGAAGGCCTCATCTGCTCCTCAGAGTTCTGAGATTGCTGCACAGTTTGACACTTGATTAGGATCTGCAAAGGTCAGAGGCTAGATGGGAGAGAAGCACAGGAAACAACCTTTTCTCTAATCCCTTTATCAGGCAGTGAATGTAATTATGAGGCTTCGGGGGGTTTGATGCTCAGCGTGCTCTGACTGTGTGTCCCCTTCCCCTGGCAGGAGGCACTGTGTGGCTATGTGATCATAGTGATGGCACTTTTCTGGTGCACAGAAGCCCTGCCTCTGGCTgtcacagctctcctgcccGTCCTGCTCTTCCCACTAATGAATATCATGGATTCAACGACAGTAAGAGATCATGTTCCATGTATTAATCAgtcagctgctttttttctgggattATTCCCCAGGATTATGATGGCCACCAtcataataattatatttatattattgatagtattattgttttattttaacttaattttttaattgttattattattcTCTGTATTCTCCATGGACTAGAACTTGCATGAGCCCAGAGTGAGCTCTGGGTGGAGCTGCTAATctgaaatcaaagcaaattCCCCAATCAGATGCAACCCAGAGTTACTCCCTGCTAATGCCTTTGGAATAAGCTCCCTCAGAAGATGTCCCCTCTCTTGTgactcttccctctcccttgtCCCACCTCACAGGTCTGTCAGGAGTACTTGAAGGACACCAACATGCTCTTTTTGGGGGGCCTGGTGATGGCCATTGCCATCGAGACCTGGAACCTGCACAAGCGAGTGGCTCTGAGGGTCCTGCTGATCACTGGTGTCAGGCCAGCCCTGTGAGTGACAGTGGTGGAAATGCTGTGGGATGAAGGATTTTATGGCATTAGACTCCCTCTCTGATGGGGATCTGCAAATCTTTCCCTGCAGATGCTTTCCTGCAGCCCAAGTGAGTTAGTGCCTGAGCAAGCCTTGCAAATGCTGAGGTGTTACACACCTGGTGTgtcttttttgggttttttaaaatttatttttaattctaaaagGCTTTTAGGGTGAGAAATAGCAACAGGAGAATCAATGCTGGAAAGAGAAgggtgctgccaggctgggccagcagcacaggagcttTGGACAGGCAGGAAAAACCACAGCTGAACATGGaatctctgcctgctgctgattgcagagaagagaaaatacgAGGATGCTCGTCTGGAAAACAACAATTGTTTTCCAGACAAGAACTTTAAGCTATACAAAGGCTACACCACCCTGTTTAATCAGTTTCAACTCATAAGAAGAGGGAATACTGAAGGAAATTACAAAGCaatagaataaaaatgcatGCAAGATAAACCCCTTTTCATCTCATATATAATCTACATCTcatctaaaaaataattttgagacaAATAACAGAGTAATACTGAAACGAGGATTAGAATTTTAGATGAGTAAGAAGAGAATCTTAAATAATAGGGGTGGGATAAAATAAcatgaggaaaagcaaaaaagataTCATCTTCCTTATGGCTTAAACTGATTGCCATTTGGGATCAAATTCAGCTTGCAATTCCTCTTCAAAATCTATTACAATGCATTAACATGTGTTATtgagaaatgttttcctctgaaggatGTGGGATAAGCAGGATCTGACTGGATAAACTGCTTGCTCCAACCTACCAGGTTCCACTTTCTTATCCATAGGAATGTCAAAAAATtggttgaaaaagaaaaattgatgtTAAGTCTTCACTGTGTGGCTCACAAAGCAAATCAGGGTGGGAGGAAATGCTGGGTGGGGATTGCTGAACATTCTCCAAAGCCAGCATTTGTAGCTGACTCTTggtaacaaaaaaataaagagcattGCAGGGCTGAGTTCTGATCCAGCTTTTCCAAACCTTCTCATTTCAGACTCCTGATGGGTTTCATGGTGGTGACAGCTTTCCTGTCCATGTGGATCAGCAACACAGCCACCACTGCCATGATGGTCCCCATAGCACAGGCAGTGATGGAGCAGCTGCACAAGTCAGAAACTGAGTCTGGCACCCCTGGCCAAGTGTCTGAACACACCAACAAAGCCTttgagctgcaggaaaagtCACCTGACAACTCCAAAGAACCAGAGGAAAAAGGTGAATGGGTTGGAGGTGGTTTTCTCTTCAGGGTGATGGAGGATGACCTTTCTCCTGGCGTAACAGTTCCTAGTAAATCCTAAAAGAAGACTGTCCCCAAAGCATCCTGACTGTACCACACTGATGAGGCCCTTCCATGAACCAGACAAAACcacaatttttattattgttattattattctgACTTGGCTGAAGTTaaatcaaaaatacaaaaaggttATAAGTACTCAACAAACCGACAAAAAGTACAAATTCTCCACTAGGGGAAGCCTTTATATCAGGCTTGCTATTTCCCTGCATATTTATGTTAGTTCAATTATTATCTACTGTGTAACTTATCATATAATAGGGGATTCCCAAGGCAAAATTTCTGGCCTCTTTCCAGCAGGAAGGTTAGGGATTAAAATGATCTTTCTAATCCAAAAGTACACAATCAAGCAACAATATCTCTTTACCAGCTGTCTGCCCTCTCCCCATTTTTGAGGTGATTCCAGTGTTTCTGAACATAAATCTCAGTGCCAGCAGACAGATACTGGTTTTAGAAATAGTTCCCTTTAGCCCAGCTCCTCCAACTCTGTTATAATTCTTTGAATTCTTGCCTCACTCCCCTCCATGTGCAGTTCAGACATCGCCCTCATTCACAAGGAAGTGTCAGCAGTAGGTTCAAACTTTAGCACACATTTCAAATTCCCCTCTGAAAAACTGCTCTGTGTCAAGACAACCAGTGAAAATGGGCAGAAGATCAAAAAATTAACTATTCCAGCCTTAAAATGAGGAACTTTGCTTCCTTCAGCTCTGAATCCATTGTGTTCTAGCCTTGAAATATTGAATTATGCAGGCCCAAGGCCTTCTCCTGTCCAATATAGCTCCTGCATCTCTTTTGTTCCTTGGGATCTAGGTAATTCTCATGTCCTGACAGttgaggaagagaggaagagaaatgaagAGGTTGAGCAGAAACACTTGAAGCTGTCCAAGGGAATGTCCCTCTGCATTTGTTACTCATCCAGCATTGGAGGGATCGCCACTCTGACTGGGACAACTCCAAATCTGGTGCTGCAAGGACAAATTAATGAGTAAGTCTGGGATTATACACCCTCCAAACTGCAGCATTCTGCTCCAGCTGACTCCCAGgcagcacagagaaggaaaatgtcaGTTTGGTCCCTTTCCTGGGAAGTGAGCTCCTCTTCCTTAATGGGCCCCAGAGAACCTCCCCTTTTCTGACTCATTAATGAAGGACAGAAGAGAGTGTGGAATTTTGGATGCTAACAGCCACCTGCATTTTCCAGCATCTATAAAGACAATGGTGGCATCATCAACTTTGCCTCCTGGTTCTCCTTCGCCTTCCCCACCAtggtgttgctgctgcttttggcgTGGATGTGGCTGCAGATCCTGTACTTGGGCTTCAAGTGAGTACCCCTGAGCCCCTGCCATCCACCtggtggggctctgagcaggacttgtgctccaccAGTGAGCCTTTtattgaagagaaaaatcacacaGCAGGCGACAATGTCCTGACACACACCAGAGACCAGAACAGCACACTCAGTGCCTGTTAAAATTCTGCAAGCTCTCCTTTGAGGAATCTGTGGATGAAAACAGGGAGGCTCTGAGTGCCCATGACCTGTTCTGCAGCATTGCTGTCGTGTCCTAGGAGATTGCTGTGCTCCAAAGCAGGAAATTGATTTCTACAGAGAGCTGTAAATGCCTTTGTGACCAGGGTTGCTTCAGGACTAGAGGATTAGTTCTGTGCTAGTTCTGGTGCAGATCACCCCACACAGCCAGCCTGCGTTTCCTGCCTGTTGAATACTCAGCTTTTCATGGTTGTATTATCCCAGCTTCACTCATTTTACATGGAAAGAGTGCTGTAATGCTGAATTACACCCgaaatgctttttttcaccTTCAAATTCCTCctttaaaattctcattttctgtcattttaaaaagtttggcAATTCTTTACCTCTTAGTAAAGTGATCAAACAGCCTTGTCAATCACATTAACATTGttctggtctagtggaaggtgtccctgccccttcATTGGAATGAAATGGAATTTAGAgtctcttccaacacaaaccattctgtgattctgtattttttttttcctcataaaccCCAGATATCTCACTTCTTTACATTTAAGTAATGAACTTTTAGGGTCAGGAAGCTTTCTTCTGGTCATCTTGTCAAGACATACAGCTCCTACTCACCATGGTtgcaaattatatttaatttcaatattcatatataaatacatataaagaCATTATGATTGAGTATAAAATTTGGATTCTTAACTCTCAGGATACCTGGCAAATTTCTCTGACATTTCTCGtccattttcttccagttttaaGAAGAATTTTGGTTGTGGTGCCAGTCCTGCTGCCAAGGCTAAGGAGCAACGGGCCTATGAAATCATCAAGGAAGAGAGCAAGAAACTGGGCAAAATGAACTTTGCAGAAATAGAAGTTTCAATCCTCTTCATTCTCCTGGTGGTGTTGTGGTTTACAAGAGAACCTGGGTTCATCCCAGGCTGGGCAACAGTTCTCTTCAACAAAGACAATAAAAGGTAGtgccccttctcctcctcactTTGAATGAAAATGAACCAGGCTGGATTTCATCCAGCTGGAATCACAGCTGACTAAATTCCTGACTGCTCTACTGCAGCTATGTCACCGATGCTACCGTCGCCCTCTTCATTGCAATGTTGCTCTTCATCCTCCCTTCTGGCTTTTCCAACCAGGACAGAGACCAAGAGCAAACAGGTGAGTCACTGAAGCACCACAAATCGCCTGTCTGAAGAGGTATGTGggaaattttcactttttggGTTTACAAAGGAAATTTCAAATATCAAATAACACTTCAAAactgctcctccagctgtgTGCTTTAGGTTTGGCAAAGCACGTATCACATAAAATTCTCTGTTTCTCATCATTTAATTAGGAAACTCATCAGCTAATCAGGAACTCATCAACTAATCAGTTTCTCATCAACTAATTAGGAAACTCTTATCCCAGCAGTGTTCCTGCCCCTGTTGTACACATTTGTAAAGGATTCTGAGCTGGAATCTTCAGGAGGGAACACacaacagaaacacagagctgCTACCACACCTTTAATTcacccttccctgcctcccacTGTGCTCTTGGAGCAGCTACAGATCATTCATTAGAGCTTTTGCAAGTCAAGTTTTAAAGCCATTGTTGATTGGTGCTCCCAGCGTTCTCTTCGGGAGATAATTCCAGAGTTTGCTGACAGAAGGGATTCCTGACGTTCAGACCAAACTCGCCTCCCACCAAGAAGTTCTCCTTTCTTTGGAGAGTGCAACGTGGCTTCACAAAATCTCTTTTGGGTTCTAGGGGGCAGGACAAAGTTCCGGGCACCTCCACCCCTCCTGGACTGGAAAGTCGTCCAGGAGAAGATGCCGTGGAACATCGTGTTCCTGCTGGGAGGTGGCTTTGCCTTGGCCAAAGGCAGTGAGGTAACATTCCTCGGCTCGCCTGGGATTTGTGTCTTCCTGGGTGGTTCCTTTTCCATCTTGCTCTTCGTGCTCTCCCAGGACACAAGAGGGCACACCAGGAGCATCGAAAGCTCCTTTTCCTCAGCTCCTGGCGGTGGGACCATCCTTGGAGTCCTGGCATCAAATCCTTGTTGTTCCCCGTGCCAGTCAGGGCAGCACCATTAACGGTGTTTCTAGAAAAGTGGCTGATTAAGAAACTGCCCCAACGCATTCAAggttcttttaaataaaatgtaattgaTGCAGCCAGCATGACGAGATGATTTACCCAGGAGGGGTCTCCAAAGTATTTCAAACCAAGGATTTACAGAAATAGGATTTAAATTCAACTGTTAGGAGAGAAATGTAGAGCTTGCTAGAGAAACTTCAGGAGCAGGTAAAGAACATCTGCAGGAATGAGTCCAGTGCTAcacattatttttcagtaatgaTTTAAGTGACGGAACAGACGATCCATTTGTTAAATCTATAGACAATAAAGAAATTCTAAAAGGCTTCAAGTGCCTAGGAATACTAGTTTAGAATTCAAAGATCAACGTTAAAATGGAAAAGTACAtgtttggaaaaggaaatatttaggaAATCACTTTAATTTGTCCTAGAATAAATAAGCAAATACATAAAAGCTTCAGCAGAAAGCCCAGAATGACagggaggatgctgctgcttcccagtgaCTGACAAGAATGAAGGGTGTGAAAAGATTCAGAGAGTTATCAAGATCTCAGACAATGTGATGAAATGACATTAAATCACTACAGCATCTgataagatatatatataaatattttaggaaattaattcaaatacctttgcttttattaaaaataagcacCTCAAGTATTGATCATGTCCAAGTAGTGATCTGAacagagaaataattatttgctGTCAATAATGGAATGTAAATGCAGGATCTCCTACTTTCCAATTCCTTGGATGGGAAATAAtgttgattttttgggggggggggggggggtttggtgtttttgtttgtttgtttgtttgttttttggtttttttgttgttttggggggtttttttgtttttttgggttttttttgtttgatttttttgtttgtttttttttcttttgttggcttttttttgtggtttttttgttttgtttttttttttttttgtttaacttaCTGAACAATCCTGTCTGTGAGCACTggctgtgttttcctgcagtttgCATGAGAACTGCTCTGAGAAGGGAGGGCTGAATTGGCATGAGAACTGCAACAGAGCATTGATGTGGctcttccctctccagcctggcaTCCCTGTCTGCTCTCTTGCAGGAATCTGGTCTGTCTGCGTGGCTGGGCACCAAACTGACCCCTCTGCAGAGCATCCCTCACCCAGCCATTGCCTTCCTGCTGTGCCTCCTCATCGCCACCTTCACCGAGTGCACCAGCAACGTGGCCACCACCACCCTCTTCCTCCC from Vidua macroura isolate BioBank_ID:100142 chromosome 20, ASM2450914v1, whole genome shotgun sequence encodes:
- the SLC13A2 gene encoding solute carrier family 13 member 2 isoform X2; amino-acid sequence: MAFSWQAVLACRKYLIVVLVPLVFLPLPLVLPTKEALCGYVIIVMALFWCTEALPLAVTALLPVLLFPLMNIMDSTTVCQEYLKDTNMLFLGGLVMAIAIETWNLHKRVALRVLLITGVRPALLLMGFMVVTAFLSMWISNTATTAMMVPIAQAVMEQLHKSETESGTPGQVKKVNGLEVVFSSGKRNEEVEQKHLKLSKGMSLCICYSSSIGGIATLTGTTPNLVLQGQINDIYKDNGGIINFASWFSFAFPTMVLLLLLAWMWLQILYLGFNFKKNFGCGASPAAKAKEQRAYEIIKEESKKLGKMNFAEIEVSILFILLVVLWFTREPGFIPGWATVLFNKDNKSYVTDATVALFIAMLLFILPSGFSNQDRDQEQTGESLKTKFRAPPPLLDWKVVQEKMPWNIVFLLGGGFALAKGSEESGLSAWLGTKLTPLQSIPHPAIAFLLCLLIATFTECTSNVATTTLFLPILASMAEAICLNPLYVMLPCTLSASLAFMLPVATPPNAIVFSYGQLRVIDMAKAGFVLNILGVLTITLAINTWTSSLFQLQTFPSWANRTGTCL
- the SLC13A2 gene encoding solute carrier family 13 member 2 isoform X1, with protein sequence MAFSWQAVLACRKYLIVVLVPLVFLPLPLVLPTKEALCGYVIIVMALFWCTEALPLAVTALLPVLLFPLMNIMDSTTVCQEYLKDTNMLFLGGLVMAIAIETWNLHKRVALRVLLITGVRPALLLMGFMVVTAFLSMWISNTATTAMMVPIAQAVMEQLHKSETESGTPGQVSEHTNKAFELQEKSPDNSKEPEEKGNSHVLTVEEERKRNEEVEQKHLKLSKGMSLCICYSSSIGGIATLTGTTPNLVLQGQINDIYKDNGGIINFASWFSFAFPTMVLLLLLAWMWLQILYLGFNFKKNFGCGASPAAKAKEQRAYEIIKEESKKLGKMNFAEIEVSILFILLVVLWFTREPGFIPGWATVLFNKDNKSYVTDATVALFIAMLLFILPSGFSNQDRDQEQTGETKFRAPPPLLDWKVVQEKMPWNIVFLLGGGFALAKGSEESGLSAWLGTKLTPLQSIPHPAIAFLLCLLIATFTECTSNVATTTLFLPILASMAEAICLNPLYVMLPCTLSASLAFMLPVATPPNAIVFSYGQLRVIDMAKAGFVLNILGVLTITLAINTWTSSLFQLQTFPSWANRTGTCL
- the SLC13A2 gene encoding solute carrier family 13 member 2 isoform X3 — protein: MALFWCTEALPLAVTALLPVLLFPLMNIMDSTTVCQEYLKDTNMLFLGGLVMAIAIETWNLHKRVALRVLLITGVRPALNTATTAMMVPIAQAVMEQLHKSETESGTPGQVKKVNGLEVVFSSGKRNEEVEQKHLKLSKGMSLCICYSSSIGGIATLTGTTPNLVLQGQINDIYKDNGGIINFASWFSFAFPTMVLLLLLAWMWLQILYLGFNFKKNFGCGASPAAKAKEQRAYEIIKEESKKLGKMNFAEIEVSILFILLVVLWFTREPGFIPGWATVLFNKDNKSYVTDATVALFIAMLLFILPSGFSNQDRDQEQTGESLKTKFRAPPPLLDWKVVQEKMPWNIVFLLGGGFALAKGSEESGLSAWLGTKLTPLQSIPHPAIAFLLCLLIATFTECTSNVATTTLFLPILASMAEAICLNPLYVMLPCTLSASLAFMLPVATPPNAIVFSYGQLRVIDMAKAGFVLNILGVLTITLAINTWTSSLFQLQTFPSWANRTGTCL